The Anastrepha ludens isolate Willacy chromosome 2, idAnaLude1.1, whole genome shotgun sequence genome contains a region encoding:
- the LOC128861445 gene encoding uncharacterized protein LOC128861445, translated as MLTSCLAIASTVEISIKSPSDVFAAINGNLNDESCATSPIADALDTKSYTSMTKQLTSSSSTTNPNCALLPSAANSAGSVGTLILSPLSSPASNVGLAHTQPDVNVVETDGCKDAKILQKSTSNCNTLVPNSLTAGTLGAIGSVNDVASSAKAGSDASGRSAALERAYVHDVYEHCEEPTGPIRPRIAQFLNNLEPGAVVCDVGCGSGRYLTHGNPAICTVGVDRCHRLSKVAREKGGEVMMGDNLELPFRDESFDAVLSLAVVHHFATTERRVSALRELARILRIGGRVIITVWALEQRHRRFESQDVLIPWQPPKIRNLSCSDEEDDDSFLPPYHAYTEDSTNSSRSAGDGDSSSLSSSSPGESCYSFVRRAIQKLASGRRHPWFLDSWTSKETKNDSSLDFEDVKDLPIELRRLEDSEDFHDPPLSAGLKSRSLGSILNPPPRQIVRSRSSVPSLGGTILHVDVSQKPGTSAATYSLQNALQAMDNCNAATGIGTTNNVSPTKLIKASNVKSLNSNTSLGRRPKLIKQKKSLCDEEYQLPENPFHMISTCNSNNNSVSSNLYLRSGCYYNSNNGNVNSQTGGAAANLQNFQHQSSFTARQMVQASIFLRKQSSLNEELMAVNRLREKERVRKRIQKQTSLNEAFLCRSAMFSKKLHVIRESFTKKMKTSTGSFERATKTGLNKLVQNLTSYITPEATSSGPSERTVGETGLNSTAQQPANAPKCNKYHHHHHHHHHYVQQQLQQQQSLNLQNYHRQQGASMHALEKGSPSTNLQKQLSLGGNVNKYAGPVTYCNSADCTTSVCYCSTYHYTGCNTFCTTNDCHENKEEKARRHSRESGSDSSKDSSLQSDTSIESEDSFASVIFIPKPEQHQQQLNYQQQHQSSNSSSSNSSSINGGDSGSGGGCHAYGNCCQQNNGNCKIQSNGNPVSCITCLKHQPHSHQQRLPSVPTSPLIMPCPPTPAHSPAAIQAVVTSPPRTVAAVTAAMAILTPPSNNVCDAKESLNSKIYAKNTEYAETAENRFNFDEAHIKKHENDKEEQKEKNDKVERKNEIAAKITKQIIKNLPPIPKFRKQQSLQAIRQNFPIVRRCSATSTSSIPSIPKLMSLELFNPATDDLDSDSSEASTPNSIDSVISTGKSNTTAISSEQTHMKTSPTSDQCEELDLNKSEEPESEQIAKGKKQQYCPAELQIDSAFPHNIFLNEEDSCPIPPAQGGVNANVISVAKKEQDFAEFAEQLNVQLLRKIEDKNGSDECATSEVNSETGDNLDSHISASAESLNKKRNNELRDLSSIREELRERRLMLANLSTQPSLQQSPTSSTSSLSSQTRSFTIHEENEEESDERSYSLQLYENCKISKINYKRNRPYNLNPETAYLLQDEGDIFEEEEELDVLPVQAEHQETRSQLKYQSQINARPSKNTIRVDSGESGIAAEKEENTNKEKDKDMEKQKSLHNRQSTESWGNSNSSTGSLESPSQGGATTHHRYYHVFREGELDALINHHVTSLHIVSSYYERASWCVVAEKVQVWTI; from the exons ATGTTAACAAGCTGCTTAGCGATTGCCTCAACAGTGGAGATCTCGATTAAGTCCCCAAGTGATGTTTTCGCCGCCATCAATGGAAATCTAAATG ATGAGAGCTGTGCCACTTCACCAATTGCCGACGCATTGGATACGAAATCATATACATCGATGACAAAACAATTGACTTCCAGCTCCTCTACAACGAATCCCAACTGCGCCCTTCTACCCAGTGCAGCCAATTCAGCCGGATCTGTTGGCACGCTTATCCTATCGCCTCTTTCTTCGCCAGCATCAAATGTCGGTTTGGCACATACCCAACCCGATGTGAATGTCGTTGAGACGGATGGTTGTAAGGATgcaaaaatattgcagaagaGTACCAGTAATTGCAACACGTTAGTGCCAAATTCTCTTACCGCTGGCACTTTGGGCGCTATTGGTTCGGTAAATGATGTGGCATCTTCAGCAAAGGCAGGCAGTGATGCCAGTGGGCGTTCGGCAGCGCTGGAGCGCGCCTATGTCCACGACGTTTATGAGCACTGTGAGGAGCCCACTGGGCCTATTCGACCACGAATAGCACAATTTCTCAACAACTTAGAGCCGGGGGCTGTCGTCTGTGATGTGGGCTGCGGCAGCGGTCGTTATCTTACTCATGGAAACCCAGCCATATGTACAGTGGGAGTAGATCGGTGTCATCGCTTGAGCAAAGTGGCGCGAGAAAAAGGTGGTGAG gtTATGATGGGTGACAATTTGGAACTGCCATTCCGTGATGAATCATTTGATGCGGTCCTTTCGTTGGCTGTTGTCCATCACTTTGCTACCACTGAGCGCCGTGTGAGTGCTCTCCGAGAGTTGGCGCGGATATTGCGCATTGGTGGCCGTGTAATTATAACAGTGTGGGCACTTGAGCAAAGACATCGCCGTTTTGAGTCACAAGATGTACTCATTCCATGGCAGCCTCCTAAGATTCGTAATCTAAGCTGTTCGGATGAGGAGGATGATGATAGCTTCCTTCCACCGTATCATGCCTACACCGAGGATTCAACAAATTCAAGTCGATCAGCTGGTGATGGAGATAGCTCCAGTTTGTCTTCATCGTCGCCTGGTGAGTCGTGCTATAGCTTTGTCCGGCGTGCTATTCAA AAACTGGCTAGTGGCCGAAGACACCCTTGGTTTCTGGACTCATGGACgtccaaagaaacaaaaaatgacAGCAGTCTTGATTTTGAAGATGTGAAAGACCTACCTATTGAACTTCGGCGTCTCGAAGACTCTGAAGATTTTCACGATCCACCACTTTCAGCGGGTCTGAAATCACGGAGTCTTGGTAGTATACTTAATCCGCCACCGCGCCAAATAGTGCGCTCCCGATCCAGCGTCCCAAGTCTAGGAGGAACTATTCTTCATGTAGACGTTAGCCAAAAGCCGGGAACGTCGGCTGCAACTTACTCCTTACAAAATGCTCTTCAAGCAATGGACAATTGCAATGCCGCTACAGGTATTGGCACCACAAACAACGTTTCACCAACGAAGTTAATTAAGGCATCCAATGTAAAAAGCTTGAACAGCAACACTTCATTAGGACGACGCCCAAAGttaatcaaacagaaaaaatcccTTTGTGATGAAGAATATCAACTGCCAGAAAATCCATTTCATATGATAAGTACctgtaatagtaataataatagcgTCAGCAGCAATTTGTACCTACGCAGCGGCTGTTATTATAACAGCAATAATGGCAACGTTAACAGCCAGACGGGAGGAGCAGCAGCAAACCTCCAGAATTTCCAACATCAATCGAGTTTTACCGCGCGGCAAATGGTGCAAGCAAGTATCTTTTTGCGAAAACAAAGTTCATTAAATGAAGAACTCATGGCCGTCAATCGATTGCGTGAAAAGGAAAGGGTTCGCAAACGTATTCAGAAACAGACTTCTTTAAATGAGGCCTTTCTTTGCCGATCCGCAATGTTCTCTAAGAAGTTACATGTCATACGTGAGAGTTTCacaaagaaaatgaaaacttCTACGGGCAGTTTTGAAAGAGCCACTAAAACGGGATTGAACAAGCTGGTGCAAAACCTAACCTCTTACATAACACCAGAAGCAACAAGTTCGGGTCCGTCAGAAAGAACAGTCGGTGAAACAGGGCTAAACAGTACCGCTCAACAGCCTGCGAACGCCCCAAAATGCAATAAGTATCACCATCATCACCATCACCACCATCACTACGTGCAACAGCAACTTCAACAGCAACAATCCCTTAATCTTCAAAATTACCATCGCCAACAAGGTGCTTCCATGCATGCCCTTGAAAAAGGTTCGCCCTCAACCAACTTGCAAAAGCAATTGTCACTTGGAGGCAACGTTAATAAATACGCTGGCCCGGTAACATATTGCAACAGTGCTGACTGCACCACCTCGGTTTGCTATTGCAGCACATACCACTATACAGGTTGCAACACGTTTTGCACCACTAACGATTGCCATGAAAATAAGGAGGAAAAGGCACGCCGACACTCGCGGGAGTCCGGTTCGGACTCCTCTAAAGACAGCAGCCTACAGTCGGATACCAGTATCGAGTCTGAAGATAGTTTCGCCTCGGTTATTTTCATTCCGAAACCTGAACAGCATCAGCAGCAACTTAACTACCAGCAACAGCATCAAAGTTCTAATTCGAGTTCGAGCAATTCGTCTTCAATCAATGGTGGTGACAGCGGAAGCGGAGGCGGCTGTCATGCATATGGAAATTGTTGCCAACAAAATAACGGTAATTGCAAAATACAATCCAATGGCAACCCTGTCAGTTGTATTACATGCCTTAAACATCAACCACATTCACACCAGCAGCGATTGCCCTCTGTGCCTACATCCCCTTTGATTATGCCATGCCCACCCACTCCCGCGCATTCTCCAGCAGCCATACAAGCGGTGGTTACTTCACCTCCTCGAACAGTAGCGGCCGTAACCGCCGCAATGGCTATACTGACTCCACCTTCAAACAATGTATGTGACGCGAAAGAAAGTctaaattccaaaatttacGCTAAAAATACCGAATATGCCGAAACCGCTGAGAATCGATTCAACTTCGATGAAGCGCACATcaaaaaacacgaaaatgaCAAAGAggaacaaaaagagaaaaatgacAAAGTTGAACGAAAGAACGAAATCGCTGCTAAAATAACCAAGCAGATTATCAAGAACCTGCCTCCTATCCCTAAATTTCGTAAGCAGCAATCCCTGCAAGCAATCCGTCAAAACTTTCCGATAGTACGACGTTGTTCAGCCACCTCCACCTCATCCATACCTAGCATACCGAAACTTATGTCTCTTGAGCTTTTCAACCCCGCCACCGACGATTTAGACAGCGACTCTAGCGAGGCGTctactccaaactccattgatAGCGTGATTAGTACTGGTAAATCGAATACGACAGCAATTTCCTCGGAACAAACCCATATGAAAACATCACCAACATCCGATCAATGTGAAGAATTGGACCTCAATAAAAGCGAAGAACCTGAATCCGAGCAAATAGCCAAAGGCAAAAAGCAACAGTATTGCCCTGCCGAGCTGCAAATTGACAGTGCGTTTCCTcataacatatttttgaatgaagaaGACAGTTGTCCTATACCTCCAGCTCAGGGAGGCGTGAATGCAAATGTGATTTCTGTTGCTAAAAAGGAGCAGGACTTTGCTGAGTTTGCTGAACAACTAAACGTGCAGTTATTACGAAAAATCGAGGACAAAAACGGCTCTGATGAGTGTGCAACTTCAGAAGTTAATAGCGAAACTGGTGATAATTTAGACTCGCATATCAGCGCGTCGGCAGAAAGCCTAAATAAAAAGCGCAACAATGAGTTGCGAGACTTGTCGTCAATCCGTGAGGAACTGCGAGAACGACGCTTAATGTTGGCGAATCTTTCTACACAACCAAGTCTGCAGCAATCTCCAACCTCTTCGACATCATCCTTGTCCTCGCAAACTAGAAGTTTCACTATCCACGAGGAAAACGAAGAAGAAAGTGATGAACGGAGTTACTCCCTGCAGCTGtatgaaaattgcaaaatatcgaaaattaattacaaacgaAACCGGCCATACAATTTAAATCCAGAAACAGCTTATCTACTGCAAGATGAAGGGGACatatttgaagaagaagaagaactcgaTGTCTTGCCAGTGCAAGCAGAACACCAGGAAACTCGATCTCAATTGAAATATCAAAGCCAAATCAATGCTCGGCCTAGCAAAAATACAATTAGGGTCGATTCGGGCGAATCTGGGATAGCCGCAGAGAAGGAAGAAAATAccaataaagagaaagataaagacatggaaaaacaaaaatcactcCACAATCGACAATCAACAGAATCGTGGGGTAATTCCAACAGCTCAACTGGATCTCTCGAAAGCCCCTCGCAAGGGGGCGCCACAACACACCACCGCTATTATCACGTTTTCCGCGAAGGAGAGCTCGATGCATTGATCAACCATCACGTAACCAGTCTACACATAGTATCTTCGTACTACGAACGGGCCAGTTGGTGTGTGGTTGCGGAAAAGGTTCAAGTCTGGACCATATAA